A single genomic interval of Malania oleifera isolate guangnan ecotype guangnan chromosome 11, ASM2987363v1, whole genome shotgun sequence harbors:
- the LOC131167677 gene encoding FT-interacting protein 3-like → MMRPPPDDFALKPTSPHLGGGRVAGDKLTSTHDLVEQMQYLYVRVVKAKDLPAKDVTGGCDPYVEVKLGNYKGTTHHFEKNLNPEWNQVFAFSKDRIQASYLEVILKDKDAVKDDFMGRVLFDLNEIPKRVPPDSPLAPQWYKLEYKRGENKVKGELMLAVWMGTQADEAFPEAWHSDAAGVSSSDGLANIRSKVYLSPKLWYLRVNVIEAQDLQPSEKGRYAEVFVKAELGNQLLKTRIAQSRNGNMLWNEDLVFVAAEPFEEPLILSVVDRVAPNKDEVLGKCLISLHYVERRLDHKAVNTRWHNLEWHFVDAEQKKKEAKFASRLHTRICLDGGYHVLDESTHYSSDLRPTGKQLWKPTIGVLELGVLNAHELLPMKIKDGRGTTDAYCVAKYGQKWVRTRTIIDSFNPKWNEQYTWEVYDPCTVITIGVFDNCHLHGAKAEGVKDSKIGKVRVRLSTLETDRVYTHSYPLLVLHPSGVKKMGEIHLAVRFTCSSLLNMMQMYSQPLLPKMHYLYPIPIPQLDRLRHHATQIVSARLTRAEPPLRKEVVEYMLDMDSHMWSMRRSKANFFRIMGVLSGLIAVVKWFDQTCNWKNPITTVLIHILFLILVVYPELILPTIFLYLFLIGVWYYRWRPRHPPHMDTRLSCADSAHPDELDEEFDTFPTSRPTDIVRMRYDRLRSVAGRIQTVVGDLATQGERLQSLLSWRDPRATALFLIFCLVAAIFLYVTPFQVVALLTGFYVLRHPRFRHNLPSVPLNFFRRLPARTDSML, encoded by the coding sequence ATGATGAGACCACCACCTGATGACTTTGCCCTGAAGCCAACATCTCCTCATCTTGGAGGAGGAAGGGTGGCTGGTGATAAGCTCACTAGCACACATGACCTTGTTGAGCAGATGCAGTATCTATATGTCCGTGTCGTCAAGGCCAAAGATTTGCCTGCGAAGGATGTCACAGGTGGCTGTGATCCTTATGTTGAAGTGAAGCTTGGAAATTACAAGGGTACAACCCACCACTTTGAGAAAAATTTGAACCCTGAGTGGAACCAAGTCTTTGCATTCTCAAAGGACAGAATTCAAGCTTCTTACCTTGAGGTTATACTGAAAGATAAAGATGCTGTGAAAGATGATTTTATGGGTCGTGTTCTTTTTGATCTCAATGAGATCCCGAAAAGGGTACCCCCAGATAGTCCTCTGGCACCACAGTggtataaacttgaatataagaGGGGGGAGAATAAGGTTAAGGGAGAGTTGATGTTGGCTGTTTGGATGGGTACTCAAGCAGATGAAGCATTTCCTGAAGCTTGGCATTCAGATGCAGCAGGGGTTAGCAGCAGTGATGGTCTTGCAAACATTCGATCAAAGGTTTATCTTTCACCTAAGCTTTGGTATCTTAGGGTTAATGTAATTGAAGCCCAGGACTTGCAGCCAAGTGAGAAAGGCAGGTACGCAGAGGTTTTTGTGAAGGCTGAACTTGGAAATCAACTTTTGAAAACTAGGATTGCTCAGAGCAGGAATGGCAATATGCTGTGGAATGAGGATCTCGTGTTTGTAGCGGCAGAACCTTTTGAAGAGCCATTGATTTTAAGTGTGGTGGACAGGGTTGCTCCCAACAAGGATGAGGTTTTGGGGAAGTGTCTGATTTCTTTGCACTATGTGGAGAGGAGATTAGATCATAAAGCTGTCAATACTCGGTGGCATAATCTCGAGTGGCATTTTGTAGATGCAGAACAGAAGAAGAAAGAAGCCAAGTTTGCTAGCAGGCTTCATACAAGAATCTGTCTGGATGGTGGTTATCATGTTTTGGATGAATCCACACACTACAGCAGTGATCTTAGGCCAACAGGGAAACAGTTGTGGAAGCCCACCATTGGGGTTCTGGAATTGGGGGTTTTGAATGCCCATGAATTGTTGCCCATGAAGATCAAAGATGGGCGTGGAACTACAGATGCTTATTGTGTGGCCAAATATGGGCAGAAATGGGTGCGGACCAGGACAATTATAGATAGCTTTAACCCCAAGTGGAATGAGCAATATACTTGGGAAGTTTATGACCCATGTACTGTCATAACTATAGGGGTATTTGATAACTGTCATTTGCATGGGGCAAAGGCTGAAGGGGTAAAGGATTCAAAGATTGGAAAGGTAAGGGTTCGTCTATCCACTCTAGAAACTGATCGTGTTTACACACACTCATATCCACTTCTGGTTTTACATCCAAGTGGGGTGAAGAAGATGGGTGAAATTCATTTGGCTGTGAGGTTTACTTGCTCATCTTTGCTCAATATGATGCAGATGTATTCTCAACCACTGTTGCCAAAAATGCACTATCTTTATCCAATACCCATTCCTCAGCTCGATAGGTTGAGGCACCATGCCACTCAGATTGTCTCAGCAAGGCTAACCCGTGCTGAGCCACCATTGAGGAAAGAGGTCGTTGAATATATGCTGGATATGGATTCCCATATGTGGAGCATGAGAAGAAGCAAAGCTAATTTTTTCAGGATTATGGGAGTTTTGAGTGGGTTAATTGCTGTGGTAAAATGGTTTGACCAGACATGCAATTGGAAGAACCCCATCACAACTGTTCTCAttcacattttatttttaatattggtCGTGTATCCGGAGCTTATTCTACCCACAATTTTTCTATACCTTTTCTTGATTGGGGTTTGGTACTACAGATGGAGGCCAAGGCACCCTCCCCATATGGACACTCGTCTGTCTTGTGCAGATAGTGCTCATCCTGATGAGCTAGATGAAGAATTTGATACATTCCCAACTTCCCGGCCTACTGATATTGTGAGGATGAGATATGATCGTCTGAGAAGTGTTGCAGGGAGGATTCAGACTGTGGTTGGTGACTTGGCAACTCAAGGGGAGAGGCTGCAATCTTTGCTTAGTTGGCGAGACCCAAGAGCCACTgctttgtttttgattttctgTCTGGTTGCTGCAATATTTCTGTATGTTACACCTTTCCAAGTTGTGGCCCTTCTCACAGGATTTTATGTGTTGAGACATCCAAGGTTTCGTCATAATCTACCTTCAGTTCCACTTAATTTCTTCAGGAGGTTGCCTGCAAGAACAGATAGCATGTTATGA